From Mustela erminea isolate mMusErm1 chromosome 1, mMusErm1.Pri, whole genome shotgun sequence, a single genomic window includes:
- the LOC116601041 gene encoding olfactory receptor 7D4-like, with the protein MDLQSLLFGLFLSMFLVTVLGNLLIILAINSDSCLHTPMYFFLSNLSLTDIGFTSTTVLKMLVNIQTQSNTITYKGCLTQMYFFMIFAGLDNLLLTVMAYDRFVAICHPLRYTVIMNPCLCGLLLLLSWFICLTYSLLQSLMFLRVSFCKEIEIPHFFCEHTQTLKLACSDTLANDILLYFVTGLLGVITLTVILFSYYRIISCIMDISSVAGKYKAFSTCGSHLLVVSLFYGVGLGVYLTSGTTHPSRKGSVASVMFTVVTPMLNPFIYSLRNRDMKRALRRLFRRGVYSQ; encoded by the coding sequence ATGGACTTGCAGTCCCTCCTCTTTGGGTTGTTCCTATCCATGTTCCTGGTCACCGTGCTTGGGAACCTTCTCATCATCCTGGCCATCAACTCTGACTCCTGCCTCCACacgcccatgtacttcttcctctccaacctgTCCCTCACTGACATAGGTTTCACTTCTACCACTGTCCTCAAGATGCTAGTGAACATCCAGACACAGAGCAATACCATCACATATAAAGGCTGTCTTACCCAGatgtattttttcatgatttttgctGGACTAGATAATTTGCTACTGACGGTGATGGCCTATGATCGGTTTGTGGCCATCTGTCATCCCCTGCGCTATACAGTCATTATGAACCCTTGCCTTTGTGgtctcctgcttctgctttcttggTTCATCTGCCTGACATATTCTTTGTTGCAAAGCTTAATGTTTTTGAGGGTGTCCTTCTGCAAAGAGATAGAAATCCCCCACTTCTTCTGTGAACATACTCAGACCCTCAAGCTTGCCTGCTCTGACACCCTTGCCAATGACATCCTGCTGTATTTTGTAACTGGCCTGCTGGGTGTCATTACCCTGACTGTgatccttttttcttattatagaaTTATTTCCTGCATAATGGACATTTCATCGGTGGCAGGGAAGTATAAAGCCTTTTCCACCTGTGGGTCTCATCTCTTGGTTGTCTCCTTGTTTTATGGGGTAGGCCTTGGAGTCTACCTCACTTCTGGAACAACTCACCCCTCCAGAAAGGGCTCAGTAGCCTCAGTGATGTTCACGGTGGTCACCCCCATGCTGAACCCCTTCATCTACAGTCTGAGGAACAGGGACATGAAAAGGGCTCTGAGGAGACTTTTCAGGAGAGGAGTTTACTCTCAGTGA